From the genome of Proteiniborus ethanoligenes:
TTGAGCAGCTATTATACCAACTGCTTCTCCAGTATTAACAACATTTCCTGTAGCCAAGTTTCTTCCATAGCATTTTGCACATACTCCATGTCTAGTCTTACATCCTAACACTGTTCTTGCCTTAACTTCTTCAATTCCTGCTTCAATTATTTTATCTGCTTTATCCTCTGTAATTAAATCTCCTGCTTTTACTATAATTTCACCAGTTTTTGGATGTAATACATCTTCGTATGCATATCTTCCTTCAATTCTATCCCAAAGCTCTTCTATGACTTCTTTACCATCTTTAAATGCCTTGAATGCAATATATTGATCTGTACCACAATCATCTTCTCTAACAATTACGTCTTGACTTACATCCACAAGTCTTCTTGTAAGATATCCTGAGTCAGCTGTTCTAAGAGCAGTGTCAGCAAGACCCTTTCTAGAACCATGGGTAGAGGTAAAGAACTCAAGAACCGTAAGACCTTCCCTAAAGTTAGCCCTAATAGGCTGCTCAACAGTTTTACCTGAAGCATTTGCCATAAGACCCCTCATACCCGCTAGCTGTCTTATCTGATTTTTACTTCCCCTTGCTCCCGATTGAGCCATTATAAATATATTGTTTAGAGGGTCAAGATTGTTCATAAGAGCTTCAGTTACTTGCTCTGTAGTTTTATTCCAGACTTCTATAACTCTCTCATATCTTTCATCATCAGATATAAGCCCTCTTCTATAAGATTTTTCGTATTTATCAACCTTTTCTTCTGCTTCTGATATTAATATTTCCTTTTCCTTTGGAACTACTATATCATCAATACTTACTGTAATAGCTCCTATTGTAGAAAAATGGAATCCTGTTTCTTTTATATTGTCCAAGACTACCGAGGTAATTGTGTTACCATGTTTTCTATAGCATTTTTCGATAATCTTACCAAGCATTTTTTTATCTACAAGATCATCTACTTCTAAGGAATACTTATCTTTTTCTCTATTTACCATTCCTAAGTCTTGAGGAATATTTTTGTTGAATATAAATCTACCTACAGTGCTCTCTACTAGCTTTCCTCTATCATTTTCATCAATCTTTACTCTTACCTTAACCTTAGCATGTAAGCCTACCACTCCATCATAATATGCTAGAAGCATCTCATCGTAGTCTTTAAATATCATTCCTTCACCAGATTCGCCCGGTTTTTCTACTGTCAAATAATAGCTTCCTAATACCATATCCTGTGTAGGAGTTGTGATAGGTTTTCCATCCTTTGGAGCTAGAATGTTGTTTATTGACAGCATTAAGAATCTAGCTTCTGCCTGTGCTTCAGTAGAAAGAGGTACGTGTACAGCCATCTGGTCACCATCAAAGTCTGCGTTGTAGGCAGTACATACAAGAGGATGAAGCTTAATAGCCTTTCCTTCTACTAATATAGGCTCAAATGCTTGAATACCAAGCCTGTGTAGAGTAGGAGCACGGTTTAATAAAACTGGATGCTCTTTAATAACTGATTCTAGTACATCCCAAACAACCGGTTTAACCTTCTCTACCATTCTCTTTGCGCTTTTAATATTATGTGCATGGCCTTCATTTACTAGTTTTTTCATAACAAATGGCTTGAATAGCTCTAATGCCATCTTCTTAGGAAGTCCACATTGATAGAATTTTAATTCTGGACCAACAACTATAACTGAACGTCCTGAGTAGTCAACTCTTTTACCTAAAAGGTTTTGTCTAAATCTACCTTGCTTACCTTTTAGCATATCAGATAATGATTTTAATGGTCTGTTTCCAGGTCCAGTTACAGGCCTTCCTCTTCTACCATTATCTATTAAGGCATCTACAGCCTCTTGAAGCATTCTTTTTTCGTTTCTGACTATTATATCTGGTGCACCTAAGTCTAATAATCTTTTTAATCTATTATTTCTATTGATAACTCTTCTGTAAAGATCATTTAAATCAGATGTTGCAAATCTTCCACCATCTAGCTGTACCATTGGTCTTAAATCTGGCGGAATAACAGGTACTACGTCTAGTATCATCCATTCAGGTTTATTGCCTGATTGTCTAAAGGCTTCAACTACCTCTAGTCTTCTTATAATTCTAATTTTTTTCTGTCCTGAGCTTTCCTTTAGCTGCGCTCTAA
Proteins encoded in this window:
- the rpoC gene encoding DNA-directed RNA polymerase subunit beta', with amino-acid sequence MFELDNFDSIRIGLASPEKIRQWSKGEVKKPETINYRTLKPEKEGLFCEKIFGPTKDWECHCGKYKRVRYKGVVCDRCGVEVTKAKVRRERMGHIELAAPVSHIWYFKGIPSRMGLILDMSPRALEKILYFASYVVIDQGDTGLSEKQLLNEKEYRDAIDKYGRRFRAGMGAEAIKELLAKIELEKEAKELRAQLKESSGQKKIRIIRRLEVVEAFRQSGNKPEWMILDVVPVIPPDLRPMVQLDGGRFATSDLNDLYRRVINRNNRLKRLLDLGAPDIIVRNEKRMLQEAVDALIDNGRRGRPVTGPGNRPLKSLSDMLKGKQGRFRQNLLGKRVDYSGRSVIVVGPELKFYQCGLPKKMALELFKPFVMKKLVNEGHAHNIKSAKRMVEKVKPVVWDVLESVIKEHPVLLNRAPTLHRLGIQAFEPILVEGKAIKLHPLVCTAYNADFDGDQMAVHVPLSTEAQAEARFLMLSINNILAPKDGKPITTPTQDMVLGSYYLTVEKPGESGEGMIFKDYDEMLLAYYDGVVGLHAKVKVRVKIDENDRGKLVESTVGRFIFNKNIPQDLGMVNREKDKYSLEVDDLVDKKMLGKIIEKCYRKHGNTITSVVLDNIKETGFHFSTIGAITVSIDDIVVPKEKEILISEAEEKVDKYEKSYRRGLISDDERYERVIEVWNKTTEQVTEALMNNLDPLNNIFIMAQSGARGSKNQIRQLAGMRGLMANASGKTVEQPIRANFREGLTVLEFFTSTHGSRKGLADTALRTADSGYLTRRLVDVSQDVIVREDDCGTDQYIAFKAFKDGKEVIEELWDRIEGRYAYEDVLHPKTGEIIVKAGDLITEDKADKIIEAGIEEVKARTVLGCKTRHGVCAKCYGRNLATGNVVNTGEAVGIIAAQSIGEPGTQLTMRTFHTGGVAGADITQGLPRVEELFEARKPKGLAIITEISGTVSISESKRRKEAIVTAEDGEAKAYTIPYGSRLKVKAGDFIEAGDEITEGSVNPHDILKIKGIAGVQAYLVREVQRVYRMQGVDINDKHIEVIVRQMLNKVKIEEPGDTDFLPGGLVNIFDFSDANRKVEESGGTPAIGRRVLLGITKASLATESFLSAASFQETTRVLTEAAIKGKEDGLIGLKENVLIGKLIPAGTGMKKYKEIALNYMEKKADEEIVEE